In Dolichospermum flos-aquae CCAP 1403/13F, the following proteins share a genomic window:
- a CDS encoding formyltransferase family protein translates to MANHQNKFNCFIIGEGTLPIQCAEILINQGHVIYGIISADASIINWAEGKNIPYIKPTDHLGEFLSQQPFDYLFSIVNRYVLPQEILELPRQFAINYHDAPLPRYAGVNATSWALMNQEKTHGVTWHIMAAMVDAGDILKQVIIDIADDETALTLNGKCYEAAINAFAQIVDELSSGTFVATKVNLNERTYFSRFKRLRAGGIISWKRCAYELDALIRALDFGSYPNPLGRTKLAIDSNLFIVSKLEVQGNLSNYPPGTITNIEPTYITVSTASYDIALRQVLAINSQALSISYLVEKFGLQVGYQFCDLEPNQVKQIEKFDQSIVKHEAFWVERLGTLESITVPEAKQTASLHLKEPQYARARMFVPDEAITLWLQRHPQWH, encoded by the coding sequence ATGGCTAATCATCAAAATAAATTTAATTGCTTTATTATTGGCGAGGGAACTTTACCGATTCAATGTGCTGAAATACTGATCAATCAAGGTCACGTAATTTACGGCATTATCTCCGCAGATGCATCGATAATTAACTGGGCTGAGGGGAAAAACATACCTTATATTAAGCCAACAGATCATCTCGGAGAATTTTTAAGCCAGCAGCCTTTTGATTACCTGTTCAGTATTGTCAATAGGTATGTTTTACCCCAGGAAATTCTAGAGTTACCACGCCAATTTGCGATCAACTATCATGATGCCCCCCTACCAAGATATGCAGGAGTCAATGCCACTTCCTGGGCGTTGATGAATCAGGAGAAGACTCATGGGGTGACGTGGCATATAATGGCCGCTATGGTTGATGCGGGCGATATCCTGAAGCAGGTAATTATCGATATTGCTGATGACGAGACAGCTTTGACTCTGAATGGGAAATGCTATGAAGCTGCTATTAATGCATTTGCTCAAATAGTTGATGAGCTATCCTCTGGTACATTTGTAGCAACCAAAGTAAACCTGAATGAGCGCACCTATTTTTCCCGCTTCAAAAGGCTGAGGGCAGGCGGAATCATCTCATGGAAGCGTTGTGCTTATGAGTTAGACGCCCTGATTAGGGCTTTAGATTTTGGTTCTTATCCCAATCCATTAGGTCGGACTAAATTGGCTATAGACAGCAATTTGTTTATAGTCTCTAAGCTTGAGGTTCAGGGTAACTTGTCCAACTACCCTCCGGGAACGATCACAAACATTGAACCTACTTATATCACAGTTTCTACAGCAAGTTATGATATTGCACTACGTCAGGTACTGGCTATTAATAGTCAAGCACTATCAATTTCATATCTGGTGGAGAAATTTGGCTTGCAAGTCGGGTATCAGTTTTGTGATCTTGAGCCTAATCAGGTCAAGCAGATTGAGAAGTTTGATCAGTCAATTGTTAAGCATGAAGCTTTTTGGGTAGAAAGGCTAGGAACCTTAGAGTCCATCACTGTTCCTGAGGCAAAGCAGACAGCATCATTACACCTGAAAGAACCACAGTATGCCAGAGCCAGGATGTTTGTACCCGATGAGGCAATTACCTTATGGTTACAACGCCATCCCCAATGGCACTGA
- a CDS encoding LamG-like jellyroll fold domain-containing protein, whose protein sequence is MTNQVNTQSVLTFDGQDDYINFGKNDIGGVFAQGSSAFTISGWVNPHQLTNKATTYGAHNVFFARSSDRCSDNFEFGISEEGNLDVYIDENIDNVIKTFGNGELTIGQWHFFAIVFNGGQLTIYLDDHEYTGSLTGSSLNKATSPITMGATLHNNVYFTGQLANISVWNYPCTQDQIQTHRSSPLVGNEPGLVAYWRLNEGEGTTVQDQSGNTHNGTLYGDPSWNLAQVLFAIAQSSSEGHRPSSSPAEIAEIAQTTEYPIPDNIQQQEQAQTPSQEESKQTMNNTANPKYKILAIDGGGIRGIIPAIILTEIEKRTQKQIFSLFDLIAGSSSGGILALGLTKPRLDLAGSDSPPVAQYSAEELLQIYLEYGAEIFYEPFWEQLLGQLEDIFVQPKYSSEGREEIIKQYFGDSPLENNLKEVFVTSYDIEQRIPIFFTNKLEKQQTKSKKFRKLA, encoded by the coding sequence GTGACAAATCAAGTAAATACCCAATCAGTTCTGACATTTGATGGTCAAGATGACTACATAAATTTTGGCAAAAATGATATTGGTGGTGTGTTTGCTCAGGGGAGTTCAGCCTTTACGATTTCCGGATGGGTGAATCCGCATCAACTCACCAATAAAGCAACTACATACGGGGCACACAATGTATTTTTTGCCCGTTCTTCAGACCGATGCAGTGATAATTTTGAATTTGGCATCAGTGAAGAAGGTAATTTAGATGTATACATTGATGAAAATATTGACAATGTTATTAAAACCTTTGGCAATGGAGAATTAACCATCGGACAATGGCACTTCTTTGCCATTGTTTTTAATGGCGGTCAACTGACTATATATCTTGATGACCATGAATATACTGGGTCTTTGACAGGTTCTTCTTTGAACAAAGCAACTAGTCCTATAACCATGGGGGCGACTTTACACAATAATGTATACTTTACAGGACAGTTGGCAAATATTAGCGTCTGGAATTATCCCTGCACTCAAGACCAAATCCAAACGCATCGCTCTAGTCCTCTAGTTGGAAATGAACCAGGATTAGTAGCCTACTGGAGATTAAACGAAGGAGAAGGAACAACTGTCCAAGACCAGAGTGGAAATACCCATAATGGAACCTTGTATGGTGATCCCAGTTGGAATTTAGCACAAGTTCTATTTGCGATCGCACAATCATCCAGCGAGGGACACAGACCAAGTAGTTCACCTGCAGAGATAGCCGAAATCGCCCAAACTACCGAATACCCAATCCCAGACAATATTCAACAACAGGAACAAGCGCAAACACCCTCTCAAGAGGAATCGAAACAAACTATGAATAATACAGCAAATCCCAAATATAAAATACTTGCTATTGATGGCGGTGGTATTCGGGGTATTATCCCCGCAATCATCTTGACTGAAATTGAAAAGCGGACACAAAAACAGATTTTTAGTTTGTTCGATTTAATTGCAGGTAGTTCCAGCGGAGGAATTCTCGCACTCGGACTAACTAAACCGCGATTAGATTTAGCAGGATCTGATAGCCCACCCGTCGCCCAATACAGTGCTGAAGAACTTCTGCAAATATATTTGGAATATGGGGCTGAGATATTTTACGAGCCATTCTGGGAACAATTACTCGGACAGCTAGAGGATATATTCGTTCAACCAAAATATTCTTCAGAGGGGAGAGAAGAAATTATCAAGCAATATTTTGGCGACAGCCCTTTAGAAAATAATCTCAAAGAAGTTTTCGTAACGAGCTACGATATCGAGCAGCGAATTCCCATATTCTTTACTAATAAGCTCGAAAAACAACAGACTAAATCGAAAAAGTTTCGCAAGTTAGCATAA
- a CDS encoding glutathione S-transferase family protein, translating to MSNIQLYFAKASTFSQRTRVVLLEKGIDFTPIEIDLQNKSEAFTQVSRYGKVPAIKHGDIELYESTIINEYLEEVFPEPALLPHDPAKKAVARIWIDYANTRLVPAFGKLLRGKDTQEQEQGRREFLESLLYIEEEGLGKLSGNAPYWLGENLSLVDISFYPWFERLPVLEKFRNFTLPTETPKLQQWWENLRQRESIQQVANPTEFYVERFAKILGLTVPTA from the coding sequence ATGAGCAACATCCAACTTTATTTCGCTAAAGCCTCTACTTTCTCCCAAAGAACCCGTGTGGTGTTGCTGGAAAAAGGAATTGATTTTACACCCATTGAAATTGATTTACAGAATAAATCAGAAGCTTTTACCCAAGTTTCTCGTTACGGTAAAGTTCCAGCGATTAAGCACGGAGATATAGAACTATACGAGTCTACAATTATCAATGAATATTTAGAAGAAGTATTCCCAGAACCCGCTTTATTACCTCATGATCCTGCTAAAAAAGCAGTTGCTAGGATTTGGATTGACTATGCTAATACTCGTTTAGTCCCAGCCTTTGGTAAATTGCTGCGTGGTAAAGATACACAGGAACAGGAACAGGGACGAAGAGAGTTTTTAGAATCTCTTTTGTATATTGAAGAAGAAGGATTAGGTAAGCTGTCTGGTAATGCTCCTTACTGGTTAGGGGAAAATTTGAGTTTAGTGGATATTAGCTTCTATCCTTGGTTTGAAAGATTACCAGTTTTAGAAAAGTTCCGTAATTTTACACTGCCAACAGAAACACCCAAATTGCAGCAATGGTGGGAAAATTTGCGCCAACGTGAATCCATTCAACAAGTTGCTAATCCTACAGAATTCTATGTAGAGAGATTTGCTAAAATTCTCGGTTTAACAGTCCCAACGGCGTAA
- a CDS encoding formylglycine-generating enzyme family protein: protein MRFLILLLIQVVALISLFTNSPALADTINPCSPGMILISGGTFKMGADDSGFEEERTGENVTVSSFCIDKYEVTNAQFAEFVKATNYVTVAERPLSKEQFPDLPDEQRLPGSLVFQMPKQGIKQVQILSWWHWTPGANWQHPFGSDSSITEKENYPVVHIAYEDALAYAQWVEKLLPTEAQWEYAARGGLDRATYTWGNQYSAKKANTWQGIFPFFNTKADGYVGTAKVGSFPANGYGLYDMTGNVWEWTSDLFNDRYPTSQRSRVSVNPTETALHVIKGGSYLCAPNYCSRYRPAARESESPDTGTTHIGFRLVKNLQD from the coding sequence ATGCGGTTTCTAATATTACTGCTGATTCAGGTAGTTGCACTCATATCACTATTTACCAATTCACCAGCATTAGCAGATACCATTAATCCCTGTTCTCCAGGAATGATATTGATTTCTGGAGGTACATTCAAAATGGGAGCAGATGATTCTGGTTTTGAGGAAGAGCGAACAGGAGAAAACGTCACAGTTAGCTCCTTCTGCATTGATAAATATGAGGTGACAAACGCCCAATTTGCAGAGTTTGTCAAAGCCACAAACTATGTAACAGTTGCAGAACGCCCTTTATCAAAAGAACAGTTTCCCGACTTACCCGACGAGCAGAGATTACCAGGTTCACTGGTATTTCAAATGCCAAAACAAGGCATTAAACAAGTTCAAATTCTCAGTTGGTGGCATTGGACTCCTGGTGCTAATTGGCAGCATCCCTTTGGCAGTGATAGCAGCATTACAGAGAAAGAAAATTATCCAGTTGTACATATTGCCTACGAAGATGCTCTAGCCTACGCCCAATGGGTAGAAAAATTACTACCAACAGAAGCACAGTGGGAATACGCCGCTCGTGGTGGATTGGATAGGGCAACTTATACCTGGGGAAATCAGTATTCAGCTAAAAAAGCCAATACTTGGCAGGGAATCTTTCCCTTTTTCAACACCAAAGCCGACGGTTATGTAGGAACTGCAAAAGTAGGCTCTTTTCCAGCCAATGGTTATGGACTTTACGACATGACCGGTAACGTTTGGGAATGGACTTCCGACTTGTTCAACGATAGATACCCGACTTCTCAAAGAAGTCGTGTATCTGTTAACCCCACAGAAACTGCCCTGCACGTTATTAAAGGAGGCTCTTATCTATGTGCGCCAAACTATTGTAGCCGCTACCGTCCAGCCGCACGAGAATCAGAATCTCCTGATACCGGAACAACCCATATCGGATTTCGCTTGGTAAAGAACTTACAAGACTAA
- a CDS encoding arylsulfatase, translating to MSSSILRVLSLSFLITWLMVTSPALADTGKVLPINPPSFQGKIGLTYKESTPDFPAPIKAPEKAPNVLLVLLDDVGFGQASTFGGAIETPNLTHLAEKGLRYNQFHTTALCSPTRAALLTGRNHHSVGTGVVAELASGFPGYTTILPKSAATVAEVLRQNGYNTAAFGKWHNTPDYETSAVGPFDRWPTGLGFEYFYGFLGGDTNQWSPALVENTKRIAPPTNNPDYHLTPDLVDHAISWIHSQQSIAPDKPFFTYLATGATHAPHHAPKVWIDKYQGKFNQGWDKLREETFARQKQLGVIPANAQLTPRPKELPAWDSLSPDDQKIYAHEMEVFAGFLAYTDHEVGRLINAIDQIGELDNTLVFYIVGDNGASAEGGLAGSVNELKVFNKVPESREQLLASLNDLGSPKTFNHYHAAWAWAGTTPFQWTKQIASHFGGTRNPLIIAWGDRIKDQGGLRSQFHHVIDITPTIFEAAGITAPTKVNGVKQQKIEGTSLVYTFNDPEAASERKTQYFEMFGNRAIYNNGWIAAARHPRLPWQGTINADFEKDPWELYNIEEDFSEANNLASENPEKLEKLQNLFLSEARKHKVLPLDDRLSERFDVQSRPSPAAGRTTFTYYSSGVRIPEGSAPSLKNRSFSITADVEIPESGAEGVLLTQGGRFAGWGFFLEDSKPTYVYNFANSERYIIQSPEKLASGKSTIKFNFDYDGGEVGAGGNGKLFINDQQVAEGRIEKTLPYRLALNETFDVGRDTGTPIVETYQVPFAFTGNLQKVTLNLK from the coding sequence ATGTCAAGTTCAATTCTACGGGTGCTGTCTCTATCTTTCCTCATCACATGGTTGATGGTAACAAGCCCCGCATTAGCAGATACGGGCAAAGTATTACCGATTAATCCACCATCTTTCCAAGGTAAAATCGGTTTAACTTACAAAGAATCAACACCGGATTTTCCCGCACCAATTAAAGCCCCGGAAAAAGCCCCCAATGTACTATTAGTATTATTGGATGATGTGGGTTTTGGGCAAGCGAGTACCTTTGGTGGTGCTATAGAAACTCCGAATTTGACTCATTTAGCGGAAAAGGGATTACGTTACAACCAATTTCACACTACAGCCCTTTGTTCACCTACCAGAGCAGCTTTATTAACTGGACGCAATCATCATTCCGTGGGTACAGGTGTAGTTGCAGAGTTAGCATCTGGTTTTCCCGGTTACACAACTATCTTACCTAAGAGTGCTGCCACCGTAGCGGAAGTATTGCGGCAAAACGGCTATAATACCGCAGCTTTTGGTAAATGGCACAATACCCCAGATTATGAAACCAGTGCGGTTGGACCCTTTGACCGCTGGCCAACAGGGTTGGGATTTGAGTATTTTTACGGTTTCTTGGGTGGTGATACTAACCAATGGAGTCCGGCTTTAGTCGAAAATACCAAGCGAATTGCACCACCAACTAATAACCCTGATTACCATTTGACTCCAGATTTAGTAGATCATGCCATTAGCTGGATTCATTCTCAACAGTCTATAGCCCCCGATAAGCCTTTCTTTACCTATTTGGCTACCGGTGCTACCCATGCACCTCATCACGCTCCTAAAGTCTGGATAGACAAGTATCAAGGCAAGTTTAATCAAGGCTGGGATAAATTACGAGAAGAAACCTTTGCCCGACAAAAACAATTGGGTGTAATTCCTGCTAATGCCCAACTTACTCCCCGTCCGAAAGAATTACCAGCGTGGGATTCCTTATCTCCAGATGATCAAAAAATCTATGCCCATGAAATGGAAGTATTTGCGGGATTTTTAGCATATACAGACCATGAAGTAGGAAGATTAATTAATGCCATTGACCAAATCGGGGAATTAGATAATACCCTAGTTTTCTACATCGTTGGTGATAACGGTGCTAGTGCTGAAGGTGGTTTAGCAGGTAGCGTCAATGAATTAAAAGTCTTCAATAAAGTACCCGAAAGTCGAGAACAACTGTTAGCTTCTTTAAATGACTTAGGTAGTCCCAAAACCTTTAATCATTATCATGCAGCTTGGGCTTGGGCTGGTACTACTCCCTTCCAATGGACAAAACAAATAGCCTCTCACTTTGGTGGAACTCGTAACCCCTTAATTATTGCATGGGGCGATCGCATTAAAGATCAAGGCGGACTTCGTAGCCAATTCCATCATGTTATTGATATTACGCCAACTATTTTTGAAGCTGCGGGAATTACTGCACCTACAAAAGTTAATGGAGTGAAACAACAGAAGATTGAAGGTACTAGCCTAGTTTACACATTTAATGATCCTGAAGCTGCTTCTGAGCGTAAAACTCAGTATTTTGAAATGTTCGGAAACCGGGCTATTTATAATAATGGATGGATAGCTGCGGCGCGTCATCCTCGATTACCTTGGCAGGGTACAATTAATGCTGACTTCGAGAAAGATCCTTGGGAACTATACAACATTGAGGAAGATTTCAGCGAAGCGAATAACTTAGCATCTGAGAATCCAGAAAAACTGGAAAAACTACAAAATTTATTTTTATCAGAAGCGCGTAAACACAAAGTTTTACCATTAGATGATCGCCTTTCTGAACGTTTTGATGTCCAAAGTCGTCCTTCCCCAGCCGCAGGGCGCACAACTTTTACTTACTATTCTAGTGGAGTCAGGATTCCCGAAGGTAGCGCCCCAAGTCTGAAAAATAGATCTTTTAGCATTACGGCTGATGTGGAAATTCCCGAAAGTGGTGCTGAAGGTGTTCTCTTAACTCAAGGAGGACGTTTTGCTGGTTGGGGTTTTTTCCTAGAAGATAGTAAACCAACCTACGTTTATAACTTTGCTAATTCCGAACGCTATATTATTCAATCTCCTGAAAAATTAGCATCAGGTAAATCAACAATCAAATTTAATTTTGATTATGACGGTGGTGAAGTTGGTGCTGGTGGAAATGGGAAGTTATTCATTAATGATCAACAGGTGGCTGAGGGTCGAATTGAAAAAACTTTACCCTACCGTTTGGCTTTAAATGAAACTTTTGATGTGGGTCGAGATACAGGTACTCCGATTGTGGAAACTTATCAAGTACCGTTTGCGTTCACAGGTAATTTACAGAAAGTTACTTTGAATTTGAAGTAA
- a CDS encoding bile acid:sodium symporter family protein: MNEIIPILDKIAFLAFVVATMFGTGLKLTVQQIWQPLRNIRLVVLSLLTNFVLVPLFVYLLLQVIPVNEPVKDGLIIMALASGPPALPKLAQIVKGDLAFATGLMMMLMFGTVFYMPIVLPLVLQGVEVNSWDIAKPLILMMLTPLGIGLLIKATYQDIALNLQTITFKISNFGLLLGLGVRLIVHFNEILVLLKTGVIFICAIFIIFSFTVGYLLGGPGIDTQRVLGVGTAQRNFAAALLIGTSNFDNPNVISVIMVTSLLMMVSVLILGKKLPELDQGLGVDLEKVEVS, encoded by the coding sequence ATGAATGAAATTATCCCCATTCTTGACAAAATTGCATTTCTGGCTTTTGTTGTTGCCACTATGTTTGGTACAGGTTTAAAGTTAACTGTTCAACAGATTTGGCAACCTCTTCGTAATATTCGTTTGGTTGTTTTGTCGCTATTAACAAATTTTGTTTTAGTGCCACTTTTTGTATATTTGCTGCTGCAAGTAATACCTGTTAATGAACCTGTGAAAGATGGTTTGATCATTATGGCATTAGCATCTGGTCCGCCAGCTTTACCTAAACTTGCCCAAATAGTTAAGGGGGATTTAGCTTTTGCTACAGGGTTGATGATGATGTTAATGTTCGGCACTGTTTTTTATATGCCAATTGTATTACCATTAGTTTTGCAAGGTGTAGAAGTCAATTCTTGGGATATTGCTAAACCTTTAATATTAATGATGCTAACACCATTAGGAATTGGGTTATTAATTAAGGCAACATATCAGGATATCGCTTTAAATCTCCAAACAATTACTTTCAAAATATCTAATTTTGGATTGCTTTTAGGTTTAGGAGTGAGATTGATAGTACACTTTAATGAAATTCTTGTTTTATTGAAAACTGGAGTGATCTTTATTTGTGCTATTTTTATTATCTTCTCTTTTACTGTAGGTTATTTATTGGGTGGTCCTGGTATTGATACTCAAAGAGTTTTAGGAGTAGGAACTGCACAACGTAATTTTGCCGCAGCATTGTTAATAGGTACGAGCAATTTTGATAATCCGAATGTGATCAGTGTGATTATGGTGACGAGTTTATTAATGATGGTATCTGTTCTGATTTTGGGTAAAAAATTACCAGAATTAGATCAAGGACTGGGTGTAGATTTAGAAAAGGTAGAGGTTTCGTGA
- the argS gene encoding arginine--tRNA ligase produces MNATQEQLKLKLTQALVAAFGTDYTNTDPILVSASNPKFGDYQANVALSLSKKLGKQPRIIAGEIVSKLDVSDICEPPEIAGPGFINLKLQTSYLEAQLNAIQLDSRLGIPTATNPQKQIVDFSSPNIAKEMHVGHLRSTIIGDSIARILEFCGHDVLRLNHVGDWGTQFGMLITYLREVYPDALTTANALDIGDLVNFYRKAKQRFDEDPVFQETSRQEVVRLQAGAEDTFHAWKLLCEQSRQEFQIIYDLLNVELIERGESFYNPLLPKVVENLATTGLLESSQGAKCVFLDGFTNREGNPLPLIVQKTDGGYNYATTDLAALGYRIQEDEAKRIVYVTDEGQSNHFAQFFQVARKANWIPEDVELVHVPFGLVLGEDGKKFKTRSGDTVRLRDLLDEAINRARADIENRLQEDERTETEEFMQNVAEVVGISAVKYADLSQNRTSSYVFSYDKMLSLKGNTAPYLLYAYVRIQGISRQGNIDFTNLGINRQILLKEDAELTLAKHLLQLDEVIKEVEQDLLPNRLCDYLYQLSDKFNKFYENCPVLKSEEPARTSRLMLCDLTAKTLKLGLSLLGIKVLERM; encoded by the coding sequence ATGAACGCTACACAAGAACAACTAAAACTAAAATTAACACAGGCTTTAGTAGCTGCTTTTGGTACAGATTATACCAATACAGATCCAATTTTGGTTTCTGCCAGTAATCCTAAATTTGGTGATTATCAGGCTAATGTGGCTTTATCTTTAAGTAAAAAGTTAGGAAAGCAACCGAGAATTATCGCTGGGGAAATTGTCAGTAAACTAGATGTATCTGATATTTGTGAACCTCCAGAAATCGCAGGTCCTGGTTTTATTAACCTCAAATTACAAACATCTTATTTAGAAGCACAACTTAACGCCATTCAATTAGATTCTAGATTGGGAATACCCACAGCAACAAATCCACAAAAGCAAATTGTTGATTTTTCTAGTCCGAATATTGCCAAAGAAATGCACGTCGGCCATTTACGTTCGACTATTATTGGTGATTCCATTGCCCGAATTTTAGAATTTTGTGGTCATGATGTCTTGCGCTTAAATCATGTTGGTGATTGGGGTACACAATTTGGGATGTTAATTACCTATTTGCGGGAAGTTTATCCAGACGCACTTACCACAGCCAACGCTTTAGATATTGGAGATTTAGTTAATTTTTACCGCAAAGCCAAACAGCGATTTGATGAAGATCCAGTTTTTCAAGAAACTTCCCGTCAAGAAGTTGTGAGATTACAAGCTGGTGCGGAAGATACGTTTCATGCTTGGAAATTGTTATGTGAACAATCTCGACAAGAATTTCAAATTATTTATGATTTACTCAATGTTGAATTAATAGAAAGAGGTGAATCTTTTTATAATCCATTATTACCAAAAGTCGTAGAAAATCTAGCAACAACGGGATTATTAGAATCAAGTCAAGGGGCAAAATGTGTTTTCTTAGATGGTTTTACAAATAGAGAAGGTAATCCTTTACCTTTAATTGTGCAAAAAACTGACGGTGGTTATAACTATGCAACCACAGATTTAGCAGCTTTAGGTTATCGCATTCAAGAAGATGAAGCCAAGCGGATTGTTTATGTGACAGACGAAGGACAATCTAACCACTTTGCCCAATTTTTCCAAGTAGCAAGAAAAGCAAATTGGATTCCTGAAGATGTGGAATTAGTTCATGTTCCTTTTGGGTTAGTGTTAGGTGAAGATGGCAAAAAATTCAAAACTCGTTCTGGTGATACTGTGCGGTTACGAGATTTGTTAGATGAAGCCATTAACCGCGCTCGTGCAGACATAGAAAATAGATTACAAGAAGATGAACGCACAGAAACAGAAGAATTTATGCAAAATGTTGCGGAAGTTGTGGGGATTAGTGCGGTTAAATATGCAGATTTAAGCCAAAATCGCACCAGTAGTTATGTCTTTAGTTATGACAAAATGTTATCTCTCAAAGGCAATACAGCCCCTTATCTTCTCTATGCTTATGTGAGAATTCAAGGAATTAGTCGTCAAGGGAATATTGATTTTACCAACTTAGGAATAAATCGCCAAATCTTGCTGAAAGAAGATGCAGAATTAACTTTAGCTAAACATCTGCTGCAACTTGATGAAGTAATTAAGGAAGTAGAACAGGATTTATTACCAAATCGTTTGTGTGATTATTTGTATCAACTCAGCGATAAGTTTAATAAGTTCTATGAAAATTGTCCTGTTCTCAAATCTGAAGAACCTGCTAGAACTTCGCGGTTAATGTTATGTGATTTAACTGCAAAAACTCTCAAGTTGGGATTATCTTTGTTAGGAATTAAGGTTTTAGAAAGGATGTAA